In one Chryseobacterium camelliae genomic region, the following are encoded:
- a CDS encoding type VI secretion system contractile sheath small subunit: MAMFNYGVGGNEVKVDANEAIQEIQENKSLIVSQLTTDESYTPEIVTGLKTVDDVFKHFQPSVNVQHETEDGNVVEEEFRFQNLADFTPKNLTQKSDYLQQLSMEQEQYNKIVRQLKTNKILRNMLENEQTRAAFVEVLKEVAQELEK; the protein is encoded by the coding sequence GGCAATGTTTAATTATGGTGTTGGCGGCAACGAGGTGAAAGTAGACGCTAATGAAGCTATTCAGGAAATACAGGAAAATAAATCACTGATAGTAAGCCAGCTTACAACTGATGAATCTTATACCCCTGAAATTGTAACAGGATTAAAAACTGTGGATGACGTCTTCAAACATTTCCAGCCTTCTGTAAATGTACAGCACGAAACAGAAGACGGCAATGTGGTGGAAGAAGAATTCCGTTTTCAAAATCTTGCGGATTTCACTCCCAAAAATCTTACTCAGAAATCAGATTATTTGCAGCAGCTTAGCATGGAGCAGGAGCAATATAATAAAATCGTTCGTCAGCTAAAAACGAATAAAATTCTGCGTAATATGCTGGAAAACGAGCAGACAAGAGCTGCTTTTGTGGAAGTGTTGAAAGAAGTGGCACAAGAACTTGAAAAATAA